The following are from one region of the Plodia interpunctella isolate USDA-ARS_2022_Savannah chromosome 23, ilPloInte3.2, whole genome shotgun sequence genome:
- the LOC128680145 gene encoding tubulin alpha chain encodes MRECISVHVGQAGVQIGNACWELYCLEHGIQPDGQMPTDKTIGGGDDSFNTFFSETGAGKHVPRAVFVDLEPTVVDEVRTGTYRQLFHPEQLITGKEDAANNYARGHYTIGKEIVDLVLDRIRKLADQCTGLQGFLIFHSFGGGTGSGFTSLLMERLSVDYGKKSKLEFAIYPAPQVSTAVVEPYNSILTTHTTLEHSDCAFMVDNEAIYDICRRNLDIERPTYTNLNRLIGQIVSSITASLRFDGALNVDLTEFQTNLVPYPRIHFPLVTYAPVISAEKAYHEQLSVAEITNACFEPANQMVKCDPRHGKYMACCMLYRGDVVPKDVNAAIATIKTKRTIQFVDWCPTGFKVGINYQPPTVVPGGDLAKVQRAVCMLSNTTAIAEAWARLDHKFDLMYAKRAFVHWYVGEGMEEGEFSEAREDLAALEKDYEEVGMDSAEGEGEGAEEY; translated from the exons ATG CGTGAGTGCATCTCAGTACATGTTGGCCAAGCCGGAGTCCAGATCGGAAATGCCTGCTGGGAGCTCTACTGCCTGGAGCACGGCATCCAGCCCGATGGCCAGATGCCCACAGACAAGACCATCGGAGGTGGTGACGACTCCTTCAACACCTTCTTCAGTGAAACTGGAGCAGGGAAGCACGTGCCCAGAGCCGTGTTTGTTGACTTGGAGCCCACTGTAGTTG ATGAGGTCCGCACTGGCACATACAGACAGTTGTTTCATCCAGAACAACTTATCACTGGTAAGGAGGATGCCGCGAACAACTACGCCCGTGGCCACTACACCATCGGCAAGGAAATCGTAGACCTAGTCCTGGACCGCATCCGCAAGCTTGCTGACCAGTGCACGGGTCTGCAAGGTTTCCTCATCTTCCACTCCTTCGGAGGAGGCACCGGCTCCGGTTTCACCTCTCTGCTCATGGAGCGTCTCTCAGTGGACTACGGAAAGAAGTCCAAGCTCGAGTTCGCTATCTACCCCGCTCCCCAGGTGTCCACTGCTGTCGTGGAACCCTACAACTCCATCCTGACCACCCACACCACCCTGGAGCACTCTGACTGCGCGTTCATGGTTGACAACGAAGCTATCTACGACATCTGCCGCCGCAACTTGGACATCGAACGCCCGACATACACCAACTTGAACAGGCTCATTGGTCAGATCGTCTCGTCCATCACCGCCTCCCTGCGTTTCGACGGCGCTCTCAACGTCGATCTAACGGAGTTCCAGACCAACTTGGTCCCGTACCCCCGTATCCACTTCCCCCTGGTCACATACGCCCCAGTAATCTCTGCCGAGAAGGCGTACCACGAACAGCTATCAGTCGCCGAGATCACCAACGCTTGCTTCGAGCCCGCTAACCAGATGGTGAAATGCGACCCCCGTCACGGCAAATACATGGCCTGCTGCATGTTGTACCGTGGAGACGTCGTGCCCAAGGACGTCAACGCAGCGATCGCTACCATCAAGACAAAGAGGACCATTCAATTCGTGGACTGGTGTCCTACCGGTTTCAAGGTCGGCATCAACTACCAGCCTCCCACAGTGGTGCCGGGCGGTGACTTGGCGAAGGTGCAGCGTGCCGTGTGCATGTTGTCCAACACCACTGCTATCGCCGAGGCCTGGGCTCGTTTGGACCACAAGTTCGACCTGATGTACGCCAAGCGTGCCTTCGTGCACTGGTACGTCGGTGAGGGTATGGAGGAGGGAGAGTTCTCCGAGGCTCGTGAGGACTTGGCCGCTCTGGAGAAGGACTACGAGGAGGTGGGCATGGACTCTGCCGAGGGTGAAGGCGAGGGCGCTGAGGAATACTAA